From bacterium, one genomic window encodes:
- a CDS encoding ABC transporter ATP-binding protein, whose product MTRRIELNKISFRYPAAGAFGLGPLSLTVAERELVGLLGSNGAGKSTLVRLMAGLLHPDRGEVLWEGRSLRDLRAREKAQRIAYVPQSHHFPFPLKVFQIVEMGRHPYLGSFGPMGTKDHEICERALALCDAAKFKDRWFQELSGGERQRVLLASALAQTPQLLLLDEPTLSLDLSHQVLLFEIIRKLHREEGLTVVVATHELNMAGRFLDRLVLMKEGKILADGGPRKVLTASLIKRTLGVEVDRLRHGKAIPVFVPKYKEARS is encoded by the coding sequence ATGACGCGTCGCATCGAACTCAACAAAATTTCCTTTCGCTATCCCGCCGCCGGGGCGTTCGGACTAGGTCCCCTTTCCCTCACGGTCGCCGAGCGGGAATTGGTCGGGCTCTTGGGCTCGAACGGTGCCGGAAAATCCACTCTCGTCCGTTTGATGGCGGGTCTCCTTCATCCCGACCGGGGCGAGGTCCTTTGGGAGGGAAGGTCCCTGCGGGACCTGAGGGCGCGGGAAAAGGCCCAGCGCATCGCCTATGTCCCCCAATCCCACCACTTCCCGTTCCCCTTGAAGGTGTTCCAGATCGTGGAGATGGGCCGTCATCCTTATTTGGGATCCTTCGGTCCGATGGGAACGAAGGACCACGAGATCTGCGAAAGGGCCCTGGCGCTCTGCGACGCCGCAAAGTTCAAGGATCGTTGGTTCCAGGAGCTATCCGGGGGCGAGCGGCAACGGGTCCTCCTGGCTTCCGCCCTGGCCCAGACGCCGCAGCTCCTCCTCCTGGATGAACCGACGCTTTCCTTGGACCTCTCCCATCAGGTCCTGCTTTTCGAGATCATCCGGAAGCTCCACCGCGAGGAAGGGTTGACGGTCGTCGTGGCGACCCACGAGCTCAACATGGCCGGCCGTTTCCTGGACCGGTTGGTCCTGATGAAGGAAGGAAAGATCCTGGCCGATGGCGGACCGCGAAAAGTACTGACGGCTTCCTTGATCAAAAGGACCTTGGGGGTGGAGGTGGACCGTCTTCGCCATGGCAAGGCCATTCCGGTCTTTGTCCCCAAATATAAGGAAGCCCGCTCATGA